The Acutalibacter muris genomic sequence TACAAGGCCCGCTGGTATCATGAGTTCAGCCCCTCGGGCAACGAGGAGGGAACCTTCCACGCCGCCTATATGGACCAGCCCTGCACCTTCATGAATCAGTCCGGCCAGGGGGAATACTATAAGGGGGAGAATTTCACCGCCACGGCAAAGTATATGTACGGCTCCCAGGAGCTGCTGTTTGTCCTGCCGGAGGAGGGCGCCTCCCCCAACGAGCTCCTGACCGACCCCGAGTATAAGCGGTTCATATCAGCTTACCTTGAGGACCCGGCGGGGTGGGAGAACAAGGGCTATTCCACCATAAATCTGAGCGTCCCCAAGTTCGATATAACCTCCGATATGGACATGGCCCCGGGTCTTCGTGAGATGGGCGTAAGCGGCATATTTGAGGGCGGCTCCGGCAGCTTTGCCCCCATCGCTGACCAGGATTTCTCCTTCACCGGCGTAAAGCACGCCTGTCGGGTGTCCCTCGACGAGGAGGGCTGCGAGGCCGCGTCGGTAATGATAGCGCCTGTCTCCGGGGCCTCCGCGCCCCCGGAGGAGGAGCTGGACTTCAGGCTTGACCGGCCCTTCCTGTTTATGGTGATCGGCAATGAAAGCCTGCCCATATACATGGGCGTTGTAAACCAGATAACTGAATAATCATGAGAGGAGCGTTCATTATGAAGCTTACAAGCAGTCAAAAACTTACTCTGGCGCTGATAATACTGGCGGTGCTGCTGGCCGTCACGGCGGCGGTGGTGGCCTTTAGCGGCGGAACAACAGGAGGGACAAAGCCCCTGTTCGCGGGCAGCGGCAAGCTGGCGGGTCCAAAGCTCCCGCAACTCTCCTTCGAGAACTACCCCACCGAGGAGCAGGAAAGGGAGCTCTCCGACATCACCTCCCGGGTGGAGGCTTTCCGCGAGGAACTCCCCCGGCACGCCGAAGCCCTGGCCCCCTTCTTTGAGAGGAGCACCCGGCAGATACTCTCCAGCCATGGGGGCGAGAACCAGATATACTCCCCGCTGAACCTTTATATGGCCCTGTCCATGGCCGCGGAGGTGACCGGCGGCTCCACACAGGGGCAGATACTGGACCTACTGGGCGCGCCGGACCTTGAGAGCCTGCGTAACCAATCCCAGGGTCTGTGGCTCATGAGCTCCCTGAACCTTTACGGCGGCGAAACTGACCTTGCCAACTCCATATGGCTCAATAACTCCATCGACTATAAGCAGGAGACCCTTGACATTCTGGCGGGGGACCACTTCGCCGAGAGCTTCCGGGGCCAGCCCGGCACCGAGGAATATAATAAGCTCCTCCAGGACTGGACCAACGAGAAGACCCGGAACCTGCTGGAGGACAGCGCGAACAGCCTTCAAATGGACCCCTCCACGCTGCTGACCCTGATGAGCACTGTCTACTTCAAGGCCTCCTGGCACGATATGTTCCCCGAGGACCTGACCGCCACTGAAACCTTCCACGCCCCGGAGGGCGACATTGAGCGCGACTTCATGCACCGCAGCGTCTCTGGCGACTACTTCCGGGGGGAGCACTTCGGCGCCACAAGCCTGTCCTTCCAGGGCGGCGCGGGCATGACCCTCCTCCTGCCGGACGAGGACAGCGGCGTCGACGCTCTCCTGGCCGACGGCAGCGACCTCTGGGACTTCCTCTCCTGGCAGGCCCTGCGCAGGGCCGACCCCAACACCCCCGAATGGGAGGAGAGCACCTGGGCCAAGATAAAGCTGGCCCTGCCCAAGTTCGACGTGTCCTCCAATAACGACCTGATAGACCCGCTGAAATCCCTGGGCATGACCAGCGCGTTCGACCCCGATATCAGCGATTTCAGCCCGCTGATGGATGGCGATATTCCCGTCTGCATAAGCAAAGTGAACCACGCCGCCCGGGTCATGGTGGACGAGGAGGGCTGTACCGCCGCCTCCTATGTGGAGATAATGGTAGCTGCGGGAGCCGCGATGGGCCCCGATGAAATAATCGACTTCACCCTTGACCGGCCCTTCATCTTCGTGATACACACCACGGACGGTATGCCCCTGTTCGCGGGGGTGGTCAATCGGCCTTGACATTCCCGGCCCTCATGCTATAATT encodes the following:
- a CDS encoding serpin family protein, translated to MKLTSSQKLTLALIILAVLLAVTAAVVAFSGGTTGGTKPLFAGSGKLAGPKLPQLSFENYPTEEQERELSDITSRVEAFREELPRHAEALAPFFERSTRQILSSHGGENQIYSPLNLYMALSMAAEVTGGSTQGQILDLLGAPDLESLRNQSQGLWLMSSLNLYGGETDLANSIWLNNSIDYKQETLDILAGDHFAESFRGQPGTEEYNKLLQDWTNEKTRNLLEDSANSLQMDPSTLLTLMSTVYFKASWHDMFPEDLTATETFHAPEGDIERDFMHRSVSGDYFRGEHFGATSLSFQGGAGMTLLLPDEDSGVDALLADGSDLWDFLSWQALRRADPNTPEWEESTWAKIKLALPKFDVSSNNDLIDPLKSLGMTSAFDPDISDFSPLMDGDIPVCISKVNHAARVMVDEEGCTAASYVEIMVAAGAAMGPDEIIDFTLDRPFIFVIHTTDGMPLFAGVVNRP